From the Sphingobium sp. RAC03 genome, the window GGCTGGAAACGCCGTCTGTGCCGAAGGGTATGGGTTTCGAGTCCATCTCCAGAGCTTTTAAGGAACGATGAACAGGAGCAAGCGATGTGCAACGACTACCGGCTGCTGGTCGATCTCGCCTCAATTGCCGAAGACTTTGACGATCTGTCTATCAAGATCAAGATGCCGGAAGGCACGCCCAACGTGCCAGCGCGCGACGATACATGTCCCGGATACTCCGGCCGCAGGCGGATACATGATCCGTCGTTGAGCCAGAGCCTGCCACGTTTTGGCTGACGTTGCGGGACCTTCAGCCCCCCACGCCGCCAGATGCGCTCGACCCGTTTATGATTCACCGTCCATCCTGCATGGCACAGCAATGCCGTCACCCGGCGATAGCCGTAGCGACCATACTGCTTTGCCAGCGCGATGATGTCCTCCGTGAGCGCCTGTTCGTCATCTGCCCCGCGCGAGATCTTGCGCTGCGTCGATCGATGCTGGCCCAGCACCCGGCAGATCCGTCGTTCGGACACCGGAAGCTCTCGTCGAACATGATCGATGCAGCGTCGCCGCCGCGCGGGGCTCAGAAGTTTCCCCTGGCCGCCTCCTGCAGGATCAGCTTGTCCAATGTGAGGTCGGAGATCGCACGCCGCAGCCGCTGGTTCTCCCTCTCCAGATCCTTCATCCGCCGTGCCTGGTCGGTCTTCAGCCCGCCATATTCCTTGCGCCAGCGGTAGTAGGTCTGTTCGCTAACCGCGATCCGGCGACACGCTTCGGCGGTCGATGCCCCCTGCGATAGCACGATCTCAACTTCACGCAGCTTGCCGATAATCTCTTCCGGCTTGTGCTTCTTGCTTGGCATTCGATGTCCCTTTCGTGGTCCAGACTATCATAGTCTCTGGGCCACTCCGCAGGGGGCAGATCAGGTACACGATAGTCCGCTCGATAAACCAGCTAGCCGTGACGCCGTAAAAGAGATCGTCCGGGCTCAACCCGCCATTGGTGTTGTTCGCGGGGAATAATGTGCCGGTTTCGATACGGATGGATGGTTTCAAACCGCCGCACCCGGCAAATTGCTGGCGTTCTACAGGCCGAGTCTGACACCATCCTCCGCATCACTTTGTGCGCTGCCAATACAACATAACTGCGGTTGAACGGGGGATCGTACAGGCATTTCTTGGTAACAGCAGCCTTTGCATTGTGGCGCACGTACAAGGCTGACACGTCACCGAACATAGCCACTGTGGGGGTGTGACTGCTAGCCAATCCGGCACCATCCCGGTGGGCTTCCTTCAATATAAGAAAGGCTGACTCTGTTATCGCTTGCCAACGGGAATGAAGCTGGCTGGTAACACGCGCTCCGAAATCCACGATATCGATAGCTATTTAGCTGTCGTATCGGTTGGTGCTGCGCAAACTAGCCGTGCATAATGTTCGCAAGAAAATTGGCTTCTAAGGAGCCAGGGCATTCTCAGGGGAGGACTAGACTTGCGCAAGATTCTATTTTGTACGACCACGCTGGCATCAGCGTTGATATTGTCGCCGGGCGCGAATGCGCAGGCGCCGTCTGCGGACAAGATGGCTGATCCTTCGGCAAACGCACAAGCGGATGGGCAACTCGCTGACGACCAGTCTGCGGTGTCAGGCGGACTAGCGGACATCGTCGTTACGGCGCAGCGCCGGGCTGAAAACCTCCAACGTGCGGCAGTGGCTGTTTCGGCGGTCTCAGGCGACGCCATCGTCAATGCGGGCGTGACCGATACAGCAGCGCTCGGCCGCCTCGTCCCGTCGCTGGTAGTCACACCGACCGGCGGCTCCAGCACCGCATTTTACTTGCGCGGCGTAGGCACGCTACAGGCGAACGCATTCGGCGAGAATCCGATCGCGCTCAATTACGGGGGTGTCTATATCGCTCGTCCGAATGCGACATCAGGCACTTTTTACGATCTCGAGCGGGTCGAGGTGGTCAAGGGGCCCCAAGGAACGCTCTACGGCCGCAACGCCACTGGCGGTGCAATTAACGTGCTCCCGCAACGTCCCAAACTCGGTGAGTTCGGCGGTAACGTGACCGCAGAGTACGGCAACTATGATTCCAAGCGCTTGCTGGCCGCGATAAACGTGCCGGTGGGTGACATGGGGGCTGTCCGGCTTGCAGGACAGGTCGTGGATCGTGACGGCTATCTGTCGGACGGCTACCAGGACGAGGTCGGCCAGGCTTTGCGCATGTCCGTGCTCGTTGAGCCAAGCAGCCGCTTTTCGGCATTGTTGGTCGCCGATTACTTCCACCTTGGCGGGAAGGGTGTTGGCGGTGTGCTTGCGCCGGGCTCAGCCTTCGGCAATTCCTCCGGCTTTGCCTATCCGGGCTACGCGGCTCCTCGATTGAAAGACCGCATTGGTGGCGCCGATCCGCGTAGTATCGCGGCGCTTTCGCTTTCGCCAGCGCCGGCCGGCACTTTCCTTGCAAACGGCTTCGTCGTGCCCCCGCAGGATGACGGTTTCAACGATTCGAGCTTTTATGGCGTCGCGCTCACCGTACAGGCCGATCTTGGCTTTGCCGACTTGACCGTTCTACCCGCCTATCGTCGGACAGAGGTCAACAGCCGTTTTTATACATTTGGCTTCCGCGGCATCGCCGACGAGGATACAGATCAAACATCCCTAGAAGTCCGGCTTTCATCCAAGCAGGACCAGCGCTTGCGTTACGTAGTTGGCGCTTATGCCTTTAAGGAGGAGCAGGACGCCGCGAACGCCTTCTACCAAGGGCGGATCTCAAATACCTTGGTCCAGCCACAGCTGGAAACCACGAGCAAGGCCCTGTTCGGCCAGTTTACTTTCGATGTCAGCGATGCGCTTCGTATCGTGGCTGGCGGCCGATACACTGACGAGAAGAAGACGCAGGTGACCCCGGTCCAACTCTATGGTCCTGCTGGGCTGACAGCCTCCGCAATATCGCGTGGTGAACAGAACGAATCCAGGTTTACGTGGAAGGCCGGTATTGAAGTGGATCTAGGCCCCCAGTCGCTTGCCTATGCGAACGTAGCGACCGGGTTCAAGGCTGGCGGCTTCTATGTCGGCAGCGTGGCCAACACCTTCAATCCCGAAAAGCTCACCGCCTATACTATCGGAACCAAAAACCGCTTCCTAGACAACCGCCTGCAGATGAACATTGAAGCCTTTTACTGGGACTACAAAGACCAGCAGATCAGTTTTGTCGGTCCCGTGCAGATCGTGCCGGGCACATATGCCTCGGGCGGCGTCACCGTCAACGCAGGCGATGCGCGTTTCTATGGTGTCGAAGCCGAAATGCAGTACGCGATTGTGCCAGGCGGCATCCTGTCAATAAACGGGTTGTACAACAATACGAAGTACACCTCGTTGAGTTATGTTGCGATTTCGGCCGGCGGCACCCCTCTGCGCAGCGGATGCAGCGTCACGCCAAACACGTCGCTGCCTGTCGCGGCACCGGCCCGCCTCTTCGGCGTCGATTGCGCCGGAAAATCCGGTCTCAATGCACCGAAATGGAGCGGTACTGTTGCATACGAACATACAATTGAACTGGGGAGCGACTACCAATTGATCTTAAATGGCCGCAGCCGCCTCTCGAGCGCTTACTACGTTTCACTCGAATATCTGCCAGAGCAGCGGCAGGGCAGCTACATGCAGAGTGATGCGTCGGTGACTATTCGCGCGCCACTTGGACGCTGGTCATTGACAGGCTTCGTCAACAATATCGAGGGCAATGCTCTCATTGCGGCGTCCGTCTCTCGACCGGTACTGCAGACCGCCTACAATGTGGTTTCGCCCCCGCGGGTTTATGGAGTGCGGGCAAACTTCGAGTTCTGATCGGTTCCCCTGATTCCTACCATCACGGGTTTCCCGAGGCGATGGCGGACAGAACTCATTAACACTGGACTTAGCGGATTGCGGGTTGCCGATTTCGAAAGTTTCGAGCAACCCGTCGTGCCGATCAAGCCGCTGGAGAACGTCATGACTTGGTTGCGTCAGAGCTGGTATCAGATAGGTTGGTCGACGGATCTTGAAGGTGGTCAACGGCTAGCTCGGACCATTTTGGAAGAACCCATAGTTGTATTTCGGTCGGGTGACGGGCAACTGCACGCACTCTTTGATCGCTGCCCGCATCGTTTCGCTCCGCTGTCCCGGGGCACGATCAGCGAACGTGGCATAACCTGCGGCTATCATGGCCTTTCTTTCGGAAAGGACGGCCATTGTCTTGACAACCCGCACGGTCCGATCACGTCGAGAATGCGGGTGCGAGCATATCCGGTGATGGAACGCCATACGGCCATCTGGGTGTGGATGGGTGACGCGGAAAAAGCTGATCCTTCCGCGCTGCCGGATCTCTCATTTATCGATGAAACGCCCGCAGCTGCGCAGATCCACATGTATATGCCGACCAAAGCGAACTACGAGCTGGCGGCAGACAACATTCTCGACCTTAGCCACACGGACTATCTCCACCCGACAAGCTTGGGCGGGATAATGACCGGGAGCAAAGCGAGCATTTGGGAAGAAGGCGATGCTCTCGTCAGCGAATGGCAGGCAATCGCCTGTGATCCGCCGCCTGCTTACAAGCCGATCGTACCGACCGGGAAGGCGGACATCTGGACCCAGGTCAGATGGCATGCCCCCGCGCTCATGGTATTGGGTACGTCAGCCAAACCGACCGGCGTGCCGCGTGAAAGGGCTGACGAAGCCTATACGCTGCACAACATGGTCCCGGAGACGTCCACGACCACACACTATTTCGTGTGCAACACGCGTCGCTTCATGCTGGACAGTGCCGAATTTTCAGAACTGCTGCGAGGTGCCATCACCGGCGCATTTCAGGACGAAGACAAGCCTATGCTGGAGGACCAGCAGCTGCGCATGGGCACGCCGGATCTGTGGGAGCTTGATCCCCTCTTGCTCAAGGTTGACGCCGGGGCTGTCCGGGTCAGACGCAAACTGGCAGCTATGATAGTTGCGGAACAACGAGAGGGCGGCGCTGGGCCCGTTCTGGAAGAAAAGACCATCCCGGTCTAGCATCGCCGACCAACCGAACAACACGCCCTACTGCTACTTTTCACTACAAAGGAACTGGCCACCTGTGATGCTGATGCGATTTCGCCAACCCGCGTTCATTGCTTTCCATCTGCTCTCACGACGCTGCATTGACCGCCCTCCTCATCGACTTTGATGCGGCTATTATAGGGGCAGGTTGCGCTACAAAGGGCTGAGCGACTTATTGCGGCCTTGCGTCACATCCGCGGCGCGAAAGGCGGTGCAGGGCTAGGTAAGCCTCACTACTGCTTGGAGAAAGAAGCGAATAATGTCCAACGTGCGGAGCCGTTGACCATAATAGGCCTATGACTGATATGTCTGTCGCACCCGCCCCTGGACGCCGTGAACAACGCAAGCAAGACCGCCGATGCGCTATCCTAGCTGCTGCCCGCAGGTCTTTTCTCGAGGAAGGTTACGCCGCTACATCTATGTCGGGCCTTCTCAAAACACTTGGGGGATCAAAAACGACGATTTGGAGCTATTTCCGTTCCAAGGAGGAACTTTTTGCAGCAGTTGTGGAAGACGCCACCAGAACGTTTCGCGAGGAGGTGAAGGCGGAATTGTCATTGACGGGCGACCTGGAAGACGCGCTGAGCGGTTTTTGTCGAAGCCTAATGACAAAGGTCGTGGCGCCGGAAGCACTCGCCACTTGGCGATTGGTTGTCGCAGAAAGCGCCCGCTTTCCTGAAGTCGGAAAGATTTTTTATGCGTTAGCGGCTCATCCTACCCAAGCCACCCTCAGTAAATTCATAGCCTATCATATTCGAGCCGCCCGATTGCGGGATGAGGGCGCTGAGAGAATGGCCAATATGTTGATTAACATGTGCAGCGGGCTACAGAACCGTTGTTTATGGGGTGTGTCAGTGCCCCAGCCTGAAGAAATAAAAGCGGATGCATCAGCCTTTGCCAAATATTTTCTCCTTACATTCTCGACATAGAAAATGGTGAAAGCGCGAACAGCGTTTGATAGCAGGCCCGTTCAGGCCGAATGATCAGATACGCACAGCTACTGTTTCCGTCAGTATATTGTGTCGAAACTGAAAATCGTTTGTGCGGCTCAGTCTTCATCGGCGGCGGAACTAGCAATGATTGCTTTTTGTATTAGTCCCAATATCGCCTGAGCGGGTATCGCGCGTGAAATAACGGTTTGTCCGGAACCTATGATCGGGCGGAGATCATTGCCTCGGCGGAATGCCCCCAGCGCGGCACGGAGGAGAGGAGTCGCATAGTCGAGCGCACCTATTCGCCATACAGGTCGGTGCCGAGGGTCGCGCCCACCGCCGCGGCATCTGGGGCAACTAGCTCTTCGCTTGGCGACGGCTGATGATTCGGGGCGCGCTCACGGTCGCCGCGGTCAGCGAAGATCTAGTTATCGCAACAGCCTTCCGCGCGACTGAGATGCAAGTTTGCCAGCTGTAGCGCCTACTGGGCAAGAAACATTCGAGCTACGGGGGCAAGACCGTGTCCCGGGTCGCAGGCAAAAAAGGCATTCACCTCGCTCGATGCCGCGTCCCCATGGTTGACAGTGACAGAAGGACTGATTGCGCGCGCAGTGCCTGATCTAAAGCGCGTCTATCGCATACGAAGCGGCATGGCCTGCAACTTCAGCATTGAGGTTCAATCGCCTGCCAAGCTTCGTTCGACCACAGGGATAGTAAGCACGGAGCCATCAGACCCACCGTCCAGACCGCAACCCTCAAACACCTATGTCAACAAATTCATGAGACTAGTGGGTTAGCCGGTAGCTATTTGCAGGGCAGGTAGCAATCTATCAACACTATCAATTTGGGTGACATCTACTCGCATCATATGAGGTGCGTGGGAGAACAGTGCCTTGCAAAACCAAAATATACTCATCGTCGGGGGCGGAATCGGCGGCCTGACTTCGGGGATTGCTCTTTGTCGCTCGGGCCACCAAGTAACGATTATCGAAAAGGATCCAGATTGGTCCGTCTACGGCGTGGGAATCATCCAGCAGGGCAATGCCATTCGTGCGGTAAAGCAATTGGGCATAATCGACGAATATCTTGACGCCGGGTTCGGCTTTGATTTTGTCGAAATATTCACACCGACAGGACGGAAGGTTGCACGCATTCCATCACCCAAGCTAGTCGAGGGCTATCCGGCAAGCGTCGGAATCGGACGGCGAGCATTACATACCGTTCTTGGTCAGCAGGCACAGGCGGCAGGAGCCAATGTTCGATTGGGTGTTACGGCCGAAGGTCTTGTAGACGACGGAACCCAGGTCACAGTACGCCTCTCGCACGGAGGTTCAGAGCGGTTCGATATAGTGATCGGGGCCGACGGACTATACTCCCGCACCAGGCAACAGACATTTCCCGACGCACCCAAACCGGCGTTCACAGGGCAAGCGGTGTGGCGCTATAACTTTTCGAAACCCCATGAACTTGACTGTCTTCAGGCATATGAAGGCGCGGTAGGTGCTGGGCTTGTTCCTCTATCCTCAGATCTGATGTACATGTTTGTCACCACTCCCGAGCCGGAAAATCCACGGTATCCCGTGGAGGGCCTTGCTGCAACTATGCGAGGCAAGTTGGTCGGCATGCCTGCTGCGATCTCGAAACTGGCGACACAGATAACCGATGATTCTGCTGTGGTTTACAAGCCTCTCGAGACGCTCTTTCTAAGCGGCGACTGGCACAAGGGTCGCACTGTCCTGCTTGGCGATGCTGTTCACGCAACGACGCCGCACTTAGGGCAAGGCGCAGGAATGGCCATTGAGGACAGTCTTGTGCTGGCGGATGAGATCGATCGGGCCAACACGCCCGACGAGGCTTTTGTCGCCTATCGCGCGCGAAGACACGCGCGATGCAAATTTATCGTAGAGACCTCACTTTCGCTCTGCCTCGGACAGATTGGGACTGGTCCGGTCGTCGAGCAGGCAGCAGCCACCAAAGCGATGTTCGAAGTCATCGCGCAATCTATTTGATCGAAGGACAGCCGTCATGAGCCGTGTCACCGAAATTCGCTATGTTGGGTACGCCACGCCCGACTTCGACGCCGAGGTCGATTTCTATGCCTCCAAATGGGGCCTCGATCTTGTACCCTCACATGATGGCATGGCCTATTTCAAGGCCAAGGGCGCATTCGAGCACCACGTCGTGCGTTTACGTCGGGCCGACATGAAACGGATTGATGTGATCTCTTTGGCAGCTGACAGTCGGGAGGATGTCGACGCACTGCACACAAAGGTTTCTGTTTCGGGGGCAACAATCATTTCTAAGCCGCAAGACCTTGCATCGCCGGGCGGTGGCTATGGCTTTCGTTTTTTTTCGCCCGACGGCCTACCATTTGAAATTTCGAGCGATGTCACCCCCGGTGCGGCCGTGGCGGTTGCGCGCTGGGACGGCGTCCCCGTGAAAATCAGTCACATTGTTCTGCACTCTCCCGACCACAAGGCCCTCACGCAGTGGTTCATCGACATACTGGGCTTCCGCCTATCAGACTGGATTGGCGATTTCATGAGCTTCCTGCGCTGCAACTCGGCTCACCACCGTATCGCGATCCTCCCTGGACCGGCTTGCCTCAATCATGTTGCCTATGACATGGAGGGCGTTGATGGAATGATGCGCGGCATTCATCGGTTACGGGAAAAAGCTGTCGACATCCGATGGGGTCCTGGACGCCACACCGCAGGCAACAATACTTTCAGCTATTTTGTAACGCCGTCCGGCTTTGCCGTCGAGTATACTTCCGAGCTCGAAGTTGTTGACGAGGCAACCTGGGAACCAAAGGTGCATGCCCCCTCCCCGCTGCTGATGGACCAATGGGGCATCGGTGTGGGCGGCCCGCAAACCATGCCTCATCCTGAAGCCGATAGTGGCCTATTCCAGTCGGTGGAGGGCTGATCCATGGCCCTTTTTGAGCCTTTCCCCAACTATATCTGGAACCTGTCTGTCGCTATTGCGATGGAGTCTGGCGCGCGGGTTGGCGAGATCGTCGACATCATCGCAGCGGCCAAGGATGCAGCAGGATCAAGCGCCGACAACGGTACTGAAGCGTTCATGAAGGCATGGATGGCCAAGGCCGACACGCTGATTGAACTGGCCATTGAGGACGAAGCTCACGGCCGCATCCTGTCGGCAGGCGTCAAACTTGAGCGGGCTGCACTTTATTTGCTGAACGGTGAGCGTATGCAGGCGCATGGCACTCCGGGACGTACCGAAACCTTCAAGCGCGCTCGAGATTGTTTTGATCGCGGCATGGCACTTTCCAAAGCCAACTGCGTTCGGGTCGAGATCCCTTTGCAAACCGGCACGATGCCAGCTTTATGGACCAGAGCGCCTGGTGGCGGCCAAAAGCCAGCAGTCGTCTATTGTAATGGATTAGATAGTTGCAAAGAGCTGCTGTATTGGTCTGGGCTGCCGCAAGCGCTTGCGCAGCGTGGTATCTCTACTCTTTGCGTTGACCAGCCCGGCACAGGGGAGGCCCTGAGACTCCAAAACCTGCCTGCAACGCCCCACAGTGAGCAATGGGCGTCACGCGCGGTCGACTGGCTCGAAACACAAAAGGATATTGATCCTAGCCGCATAGGAATGACAGGAATCTCGCTGGGCGGCCACTATGCGCCGCGCGCCGTTGCTTATGAACCGCGCTTTGCGTCGGGGGCCTGCTGGGGCGCCAATCACAACTGGGCCGAAGTCCAGCAGAAACGCTTGCGCCAGGAAGGTGAAAATCCGGTGCCTCACTACTGGGCGCATGTCATGTGGGTGTTCGGCGCCAGCGATATGGAAGATTTCCATGCAAAGACGGCCGATATGAATCTCAATGGGCATATGGAAAGGATCAAAGTTCCATTCCTGGTCACGCACGGTGCAAATGACCGCCAGATCGGCGTCGAATATGCTCATCAAGCTTATGCACAACTTACAAACAGCTCAAAAGCCAAGCTCAAGATTTTCACGCCCCGCGAAGGTGGCATCGAGCATGTAGGCGCGGACAACATGTCCTTCGGTCGCGACCTGATCGCCGACTGGTTTGCCGAGACCTTGGGCGGAGCAACCTCATGACGCGACGCTTCATAGACATCTCGATCACGCTTGAGAATGATGTCATCACAGACCCGCCTTTCATGCGTCCACACATTCAATACAGTTCACACCGAGAAACGATGCCGGAAATGGGCCATTTCTTTCCCGGAGTAACTGCGGAGGAAGTCCCTGGGGGCGAAGGATTTGCGGCCGCCGAAACGATTACGCTTTCTACGCACAACGGTACGCATCTTGATGCGCCATGGCATTTCCACCCGACGCAGGATGGTGGCAATCCAGCTATGACGATCGACGAAATCCCGCTGGACTGGTGCTTCCGGCCGGGGGTCAAACTGGACTTCCGACACTTCGCCGATGGCTACGTAGCGACCGCGAACGATGTTGAAGCCGAGTTGGCGCGTATCGGATATAGCCTGCAGCCGTTTGACATCGTTCTTGTAAACACGGCTGCCGGCGGTGCGTTGGGGGACCCCGATTTCGTGAACCGTGGCTGTGGCATGGGCTATGAGGCAACGATGTACCTTACGTCCCGCGGCGTACGGGTGACCGGCACGGATGCTTGGAGCTGGGACGCGCCGTTTCGCTACACGGCGCAGAAAGTTATGGAAACCGGCGATACATCGCTCATCTGGGAGGGCCACAAGGCCGGACGCGAGATCGGCTACTGTCACCTTGAAAAGCTGCACAATCTCGAGGCATTACCCCCGCATGGCTTCATCGTCAGCTGTTTCCCTCACAAGATCAAGGGCGCGTCGGCTGGATGGACCCGCGCAGTCGCAATCATCGAAGATTAATGGCTCGCGGAGCGGTATCCTTACCATCCGGGTCTTCTGAAGTGCTGGTCCTCAAGCAGCTGCCGGCAAGGTAGTGCAACGTAATGGGGCGAGATGGCTTTGGTTCGGATCCCAGAAGGCTCCCCTTCCAAAGCGGAGTTCTGCGCGAGCTGAGCACCTCCGGGTTTGACCAACGCCCAGGCCTTGTTCGGCCATTCCCGCAGAGTCTTGAGCATGATCGTGTCGTCCACGCATGTCGCAATATGCGGCGCTGCATAGTTAAAACGGACTATCTGACCGCGCAAATTTATAGGAACTTCTCGATTATAGCCATTCAATCAATATCCGCAACGGTGCCCACCTTGCCAGCAATGGCTGCAATTCAGTACAGAACATCCAGCGCCTCAGTCCCCACACGAACCAAAGCGGCGAGAGCGTCGAGCTGTACTTCATCTCTTTTTCCACAGCCAATCCTGGTGTACCAGAAGCTTCCGAAATAGTGATGATGTCGTCCTGATTGTCGTTCGAATCACAACGCGGGCACCTGTAGCAGTTAACGTTTCCGCCGCGCGGCCAATGCCACGTGTTAGACCGGTGACAATGGCTGATTTGCTGGACAAAGAAATAAGCGGTTTATGGCCGATGGCTCATCGATAATCTGGTGTTGCTTCAGGCTTGTCCTCCGGCAGCGGCGCACCATTATGGATGTACGCTGGCGCCTCAATCAGGATGAAGGCGATACGACACACTCGTTCGGTCTTGTTCCGCCACAGATGATTGGTGCCGCGCTGGATAATGATGCCGCCCTGCTCAATTGTTTTCCGCGCTCCATCCTCCAGCTCCAATTCAATTTCACCCTCAAGAACAATGCCATAATCAATCGAGTTTGTGCGATGCATTGGGCTTTCTTTTCCCGGTAGCATGTCCACGATACGGATTACAGATCCACCTTCGAGCGTCAGCCCCGCGTCGCGGTGACGACCATCAGTTTCATCATTATTGTCCGCAGGCACGGTTTTCGTGGTCCAGATCAGCAAAAACGACGCATCACCCGACGGGATGAATTTGGTAGGTGAAATATCTTCGGACTTGAACACCGCGCGGCCATCTCCATTATGACCGGTAACAACCCGCTGTACGGGCGGAAGTCCTGAATCAGACAATTCCATAAAAGCTCCAACTTAGATAAAACGGACAGGTTCGGTGAGCAGAATTTTTGTATCTGCCGCTCCGAAATGTGCGAGTGCGGCTGCACCGATGACGGCTACTAGCTCGGGAATATCACACCCTTTTGACAACCCGATTTCGTCAAACTGCGCATAGGGGAAATGACCTTCAATGACTTTCGCGTCGTTGACGACCGCGCCATGCAGGTTCTTGTCAGCGACTATTTTACTCAACTCCTCAGCCCACCCCGATCCAAGATCGAGTGCAGCATCACGAAAGATGAATAATTTAGCCGGCGCTTCATCCGCATACGGCGCAACTTCAATCTCGTGGGCAAGCAAGGCAACTGAGCCTTCAATTTCACGAAAATTGTCTTCATCTGGTCCAATACGGTCACGATAGGCGGCATTGGATTTTGACATGGCGAGGTCAGCCATGGTCGGCGTACGGATGATCGTAACAGCATCGCGATCCTCAAGGATCGAGTCGTCTCGCGATGGCAGATCGCGCACGTAGTGATGCA encodes:
- a CDS encoding EthD domain-containing protein produces the protein MAEGLSDPAPVKLVILPCTCPGLSRAGLRYHLESIHGPMVVDEPDVSRRFTTYVHHYVRDLPSRDDSILEDRDAVTIIRTPTMADLAMSKSNAAYRDRIGPDEDNFREIEGSVALLAHEIEVAPYADEAPAKLFIFRDAALDLGSGWAEELSKIVADKNLHGAVVNDAKVIEGHFPYAQFDEIGLSKGCDIPELVAVIGAAALAHFGAADTKILLTEPVRFI